The DNA region TGAATAATAAAGATATTGGCATTTCTGTTATTAGTTTTAACGGATTGAATTAAAATGATATAAATGATATCATATAAGTTGTGCATGTTCTTCCAGGATTTAGCTAAACGAATTTATTAGAAGGGGAATTTATATGACTTATAATTCGAATAGAGAGAGATTAAAAAATACAATTGAAGAGAAACGCCAAGAACTTAATGAGCTTTTATCTAAAAAAAATATAGACAAAAATAGAGCTTTAGAATTGAGTGAGCAATTAGACGAATTGATATATGAATATTATTGTGTCAATAAAGAGAAAAATAGATAAAATATGTTTCTGCTTTTAGTGGAAACATATTTTCTTTTTTTTTGATATAATATTTTAAGAGATGCCGTATAGTGGTACTAGGGGAATGATTTAACTAAAACTTAAACTTTTGGTTTTTGGCTTTTCACTTTATAATTTAACGAATAGCGAAGAGCGAATGACTAATAACTATAATTATTGGGGGGAAGATAAGTGAAAATTGGAATTCCAAAAGCACTTTTATACTATTACTATGGCCCGTTTTGGGAGACTCTTTTTGAAGAGCTTGGAATGGAAGTGGTAGTTTCAGAGGACACGAATAAGAAACTTATAAATGAAGGTATAAAGGCATCTGTCCCTGAAATATGTGTTCCTATAAAAATTTTTATAGGGCATTGTATTGATTTAATAAAAAAGGATGTAGATTATATATTTGTACCACGAATGATTTCTATATATAAAGGAGAGGTATTTTGTCCTAAATTTATGGGGCTTCCGGACATGCTTATACATGGAGTGGAAGGAATGGGAGGCAAAATACTTACTTGTCATATAAAATCGAAAAGCGATGATATATCAGATTACAGAAATTATATCGATATCGCTGAAAAGCTTGCTTTGCCACATGACAAATTAAAGAAAGCGTGTAGGGTTGCATCAGAGAAATGGTATATATTTAGAGAGTATAATAAAAAAGGATACCATATTTTAGAAGCTATTGATATGGTTAATAACAATATTAAACCAGAAAGTACGAAAAAATTTGATAGTGATGTAAAATTAGGTATATTAGGGTATGTATATAATATGTATGATAGCTTTGTTAATATGAATGTAATAGACAAGCTAAAAAGTTTAAATGTTGATTTTATAACTTTTGATATGATAGATGAAAGGGAATTAAAAAAATATGTTGATAATATGGATAAGGCATTATTTTGGACATTCAGTAATAAACTTTTAGGGGCGGGGTATAAATTTTTTAGAGAAAATGAAGTAGATGGTGTAATACATATAACAGCATTTGGTTGTGGCCCTGATTCATTTTTAGGAAAACTCTTTGAAATAGAGTCAGATGATACTAAAATACCTTTTATGACTATAAGAGTAGATGAGCATACAGGAGAAAATCATTTACAAACGAGAATTGAAGCTTTTGTAGACATGATAAGAAGAAAAAAAGTGAAAGCAATGCAATGGGGGGATAAAATTGAAAGTAGCATTTCCTTATATGGGGACAGTAGTTGTTTATAAAAAGCTTTTAGAACTTTTAGGTCATGAAGTTGTAGTTCCTCCAAGGCCGTCTCAAAAAACAATAGATTTAGGTGTTAAATACAGTCCAGAATTTGCTTGTTTTCCATTTAAGGTTATAATGGGTAGTTATATAGAAGCTTGTGAAATGGGAGTGGATACTATTGTAACAAGTGGCGGACATGGTCCGTGTAGAGCTGGTTTTTATGGGGAAATTCATAAAAGAATTTTACATAGAATGGGATATGATGTAGATGTAATTATATTTGATGCAATAAATAGGGACAAGGATAGATTTATAGAAAATGTAAAGAAAGTTAAAGGGAAAAATTCATGGTTTAAATT from Caloranaerobacter ferrireducens includes:
- a CDS encoding aspartyl-phosphate phosphatase Spo0E family protein codes for the protein MTYNSNRERLKNTIEEKRQELNELLSKKNIDKNRALELSEQLDELIYEYYCVNKEKNR
- a CDS encoding acyl-CoA dehydratase activase-related protein; this translates as MKIGIPKALLYYYYGPFWETLFEELGMEVVVSEDTNKKLINEGIKASVPEICVPIKIFIGHCIDLIKKDVDYIFVPRMISIYKGEVFCPKFMGLPDMLIHGVEGMGGKILTCHIKSKSDDISDYRNYIDIAEKLALPHDKLKKACRVASEKWYIFREYNKKGYHILEAIDMVNNNIKPESTKKFDSDVKLGILGYVYNMYDSFVNMNVIDKLKSLNVDFITFDMIDERELKKYVDNMDKALFWTFSNKLLGAGYKFFRENEVDGVIHITAFGCGPDSFLGKLFEIESDDTKIPFMTIRVDEHTGENHLQTRIEAFVDMIRRKKVKAMQWGDKIESSISLYGDSSCL